The Anguilla anguilla isolate fAngAng1 chromosome 2, fAngAng1.pri, whole genome shotgun sequence genome contains the following window.
GCGTTATTCATTCTAACTGTTGgtctgatttgatttgagatAGCTAGCGTTACGAGAAATACTTAAACCTGCAACTGAAGAAGCCAGAGGCAAGTTATGTCGTTGGCTAACAACATAGTAAACGTTTTGACCATTATCGGACTAATTTTAGCTAACCACGTAACGTTAGCCCCCAAAGTCATTTCTGTGTCTTTCGCAAAAGACAATTGGATTTTGACGTCAATTCACTTCAAAATACTTGCTATGCATTTTGACAATAGAGATTAGTCCAGTCGatcttaaatttaattttaaaaactgtactACAATTAACGTCAGGCCTACCTCTTTATCCGTGGTTGCAGGGACGTACGTTTTGGATCCCCCTGTTTTTGAAAGTGAGGAAGCCAGTTAGGAAggtaaaaaaatgattatttaagctgtaagttagctagctagccacatCATTAACGTTGATATACATCTTGCACGCAAAAGCTTGCCAAGTCAACTCATTTCTGAAGTGAAGGAAACCATTCAGATTTGATAGTTCTTTCCCTTTAACTTTCTTTCaggaaaaaattgcattttggaAAATTTGTGCAGTCCGACTACAACAGCCAAGGTAAACTGACGAACAGATGTGCACGCAGTTTCGGAGGTTGGTCCCTCCCGCTGAGACACATTCTTACCGCATTGGCAGGGAAGTCCACACCGTGGCTAAAAATAAGGCCTTGCTAACTTTCGGAGCTTGTGTCTGTGTTAGCTAGTTAGTGATAAACTGTCCATCGATTATTGTCGCGAGTCTCTACATCGAAATTTCACACCAGCTACGAGCGATGTTAACGCCGGTAAGCAGTTAATGATCACACAACGTTGCAAAAAATATGCTCAATTTTAGGATAGTTATCTGATACTAGCTAGCTGACGTTAGTCTTGTTAGTAATAGcaagctatccagctagctcatCAAAACTGTCAAATTAGCTAATTCACTTTCATTTATGGCTTACAAGCCAGCAGTGGCAATTTAAGGGCTTCCGACTTGAAAGTTAACGCTAACTTACAGTCCATGTCATCTCTTTGACTGCATTCTTTCTCGTTATTCAGAAATGTTCAAAAATACTCATGTGTCCTCGGTGTGTTGATACAGTTTGTGCTGGTTACCAGGAGAACCCTGGCCAATAGCAAAAGCTCCCGAAAGCCGTGGACACGCCCCTCCTGGTTCGTACTTCAGCATCCTTTGTGTACAAACTCGCTCAGGGACATGCAGTACGTTTACATACACTGAGTGATGTTGACAGCCATTAGCTGATGACAGAGCATCACTACTATGCCTTAATGCATTTACATGCTTACAACCTAAATATAAGGAAAACATGGGATGTACACGTACATTCTCCTCTTCAgacaaaactattttatttaagaCCAAAGAGGCGAGAGACTTTGCATAATAAAATTTTGCTGGTGAATTTAAAACGAAATAACATGTGCATTAGAAACAAAGAAGgtttttctgtacttttttgtatttttgttcctgtttcGGAAGTATGTTTGCAGTTCCACGACATGCCATTAGAGGTCAGAGCTGATAGTACATTATTAACACCAGTATGGTAATTGTATTTTGCTTGGCCCTTGCCTATGGGACAATATACAATGCATACATTTGTATTATCTATACAAAGATAAAACATGGATACATTAACATTATTTGTAGCAAAGCTCTGGACTCCTAGGACTATTCTCAGAGGTCATTTGATGCCGAGCTATACCAACCATTTATAAAGTCAACTTTGTAAGCGCTATTTTCTTGTCTTCAACTGAACACATTTTGACCTACCGACCTGTTAAATCTCTTCAATGAATACAGTAAAAACTTCAACTAAATATCCATGTTCAGATAAAATTCAAAGAAGTGTCACATAACAAATGTTCAAGAAAAATTCAAGCCAAGCAGCAGCATTGCGTCCCGCAGTGTTGaacttcaattaaataaatgggaAGACTttctaaaacacattttgtgtttattaaatCAAGGATGAACAGGAGTGACATATTTACTCGGAAAACAAAGGCATTTACGGGGGACAACATTATTCTTTAGATAAATTTGACTACCAGCAACAAGTTCTGTAGGGTCATCTTGAAAGGCTtacagcaagctagctaatcATTTTCAAGCCTACTTTCACCCAGAACACTTTGGCTACATCTAACCCTGGGTGGGCAAAACACCCAGACCAAGTCCCCTCTTATTTAGGCCATACTCTGGTGCGGGTGGAGAAGGTAGAAGCATCCACGCTTGGAGCTCAGGTGCAGTTGGGAGCCGTGCAGGTGGGAACAACAGTTTAGTCGGAGCACATTCTGCCTGCAAGCCTGAGATACAGAACTCTGGCAGAGACCAGAGGATTAGAATACAGCACATTTACCATAACTCTTACATCTCACCCTCTGAACAGCAAGGGGCACATCTACCCAATTAAATTACAAACAGATTCAATCAGGTCGTTAAGGACGTGGGTGGAATGAGAATTGGACACTTGTAGTTGTAAGTCCTTTTCCCATATTATAGGGTCCACTTTGACAGCATCATTCCCCTGTTATTTTGTTGGTTTAACATAAGAGGCCATTGGCTATTGGTGTAGTGGGAAGTAAACTAAGGGTGATCTCTGTGTATCCCTGGTGTATCAATGCAGCAAATATCTCAACAGTCTGTCAAGCTGTAACAACAACAGAcagtagcaaaataaatatccatccataaataaaattatttaatggtcCACTTTCAGTTATTCAAGGAACAGCACTGAATGAATAACACTGTCATGAATCACTGCATTGTATATTAAGCAGTAATTATGGAAATGAAATTTGCTTTTAATGCAAATAGCACTATTCCCAGTTAAAAGCTCctgttaaaaattattttgttgtggcaCTACTGCAATCCATGAAACTAAAACTTGAACTTAATTCACATGAAAGTGGCAAATGAAATCAtgcgaagagagagagaaagaggaggatgCGTGTGGATATGGAGAAATGAGGCAATCCGGTTCCCTGCAGCTTCAGTGACTAGCGGCAGGGATATGCGAAAGGAGCCTGTGGACAAAGTGAAATTTGTAGGGGGATTGGTGGGGGGTTggattatttattgtttaaaaagcaaatgcatGTCTGATTGCCagaattaaacttttaaaaacccaataatttaaataaaaacaatatagtATTTCAGAGCCCTTTCATAAAACAAGGCAAATAGGACAGGGTGCTGGAgagattacacacacgcacacgcacacacacacatgattgtgcacacatgtgcacgcacacaaacacacacacgcatccatcCCAacccattattttaaaaaatgaaagaaaaacacaaaaccccaATCATAATAATgctaacaataacaatattgaTTTTCACccaatgtttcacagatggagAATCTACTTCTTGTGTTCCTCCATTTACACCCTGCCCCCAGCCGATTAGTCAGTGGTCACTCTTGTTTGGTGACCCCCCCGTCGTCTACAGTGTCTGTGCTGGGGGACCAGGtacacctcctctcctcctcccactttTTCCTGCGCTCCACCTCCCACTCCACGAAGGTGTCGAAGAGGCTGGGCCAGGCCTCGTCCTCGCTGTAGTTGCTGAGGTCGGGCCCGATCACCTGAGTGAAATTGAGGAACATGTTCCACGTGTCCCGCGAGATGCCCTTCACCCCGGGCGGGTTCTCCGTCAGGAAGTCCAGCCAGCACTCCAGGATTGGGGGCATGTCCTGGGTGAAGACCAGGCGCCACAGCGCGATGGCGATGTCCCTGTGCAGCGACCGCTGGCCCTCCTCCGAGTCCAGCCCGAACTGGAAGGTGAAGCGGTACAGGTCCTTGAACTTGTCTTCCGCCTGGGCCTCCAGCAGCATGCAGGGGAACCGAGCGCAGATGCCCTCCAGGCTGTCCGCCTTGATGGCTTTGCAGCCCTCCACAAACTCCTTCCtgcagagaaggggagggagaaataAAGGGCCTTCAAGATCCTCCACTCACGTGTGCCACTGCTGTAAAGTGGCTGGGGATAGTTTTCACGGCTGCAACAGCATGGAGAGGCCGTTCactttcaattcagttcaattcaatttgcatAATGCTTTTTACAGAAGCTGCCACAaagatgatttacaagaaaaccagaaaatggGGAAACACCAGGACTGAACCCTCAAAAAAGCTAAACTCAGTGGGAACTCAGTTCCAGTCATCAGTTGAAATTTAACTTCACGCCGACACCCGCACATAGATTCATCTTCCACTGACAACAATGAGGCCAACTGCACTTACGTACCATGCACCTGCAGATAAGGAAACCAAGGACGCAGCTATTGCATGTTTCAGCTGACAAACTCCCGCAGTTAGATCAGCAACAGAAACATGCCAATTTCAGGCAAtaaggcagaaagaaaaaaagtgtctgCAAAGGCTGTCACCACCACATCCTGTTGTTAAAGATTCTCTGTGGtgaagatggtaaatggtaaatggtaaatgaagATCCTTCATGCTGACATtcacaacagaaataaatgattttgctCCTCAAACAGTTATGAGACCTGCAAATGGATGACATCCAGAGCACACAGGCATCGTGTGAGATCATATACCCTCATTTCCACTCATGAGCTGGAATCAGGCTTGCACCTGCCGATCCTAACTGATCAGGTACCGATTGCCTTTTCCATTGCACGTTTTAACACAGCTGTGGTCACAGATTGGAATGACTGTCTGGACGTCATCTCCTCAGCATTTACTACTGTTCATGACAGCAAAACAATGTCTCTGGGTTTCTAACTCTGCCCACAGCTTGCTATAATTTATGCCAGTGCCCACACAGTACAAGTAAAAAGATGATCTAAAACCATCTGGagccaaaatgaaatgatttatcCAGCTGTGCACTACAAAATGGGTATTTATGTAGTTTCTGCTATGCTTTTCAAATACAGATATTATGTACCTGCCCGGTTTTtcaaaacatacatttcaagAGTAAGCtacatgaatacataaatattatgtttGGTGAAACACGCCAAAACAAGATGGAAAATACAGTTATAACCCACCAGGAGATCCCTGGAGACACAGCACCACAGTGCCATCAGTGAGATTACCTCCAGTACTCTACAGCCCCTCCAAAGCCAGCATTCTGACCCTGTGGCTGTCTCAGCCCATCCTTAGTTTATTCTACCACGGCACAGAGTGGACAAACAGAACCTTGTCTCCTTCACACCGAAGAAGCATACACTGGCCCACTGCACTGTTACATCTGTAAAAATCCATTACTTAATAAATGCTAAAGTCCTCACCTCAACTTGCGCACAATTagtaaaaagagagagaaagaagtgcaATGGTGCAAAGGTATAAATTAGCAAGAGATAAATTCTACATAAATGTTGCAGAATTGCTTTACTTCATTGAAGTACTGTTTTAAGGTACAAATGTGGAGCAAATGTTTGAAACAGCTTGCCAGGTCACGCATTAGAAGCAAAGACCAAAAGAGTTTCAAGCCCAGACTTGATACAGTCTAGTGCTAGCTACACTCTTTAGTTTTTATGTAAATGGTAAGCTGTATGTACTCTCTAGTCTGAAGTTAAATGGCCAGGGTAGTTGGCTGAATAGACTGGGTCTCTTCTCCTCATAATGtgttgttatttgttattatcTCAAATTCCTCCATACATGTTCCAAAATTTCTAAATGTTCCAATGCAGTATTTTCAAAGTTATTCATAAACACTTTTACACTAAAGCCTaatatacaagaaaacattttaatcattgtaCACCCTACACTCAATAAGATCAGCATTAGGTTCTCTTATTCCTAAAAGAGGATGAGCCACAAAACAGCCATTTCATTGCCCAGAACACATTTTAAGATCACAATTAGTGAAGGCGTCTTCATGATTATGTGGGAGAGAACATTCACACAgtatatctgtgcatgtgtgaaatgaaaaatgacatcaAGTGTAAATGCGGTTCAAAGCAAACAATGCTGTGATAGGACCACGCTTGAGAATCTGCAGTATATATTTAATTGCTCTGCCCTCGCCATGGCAACGGGCAGCAGGACGCCTCTGGCAAGAAGCGAAAGATCCCTCCCAGTGGGTGGATTTATCGAGTGTAAATATTTCAAACCATTTCGTTAATCAAAGGGCAGTCATGCTAAATGACAGGGACACGGCGATGAGGTCAGATGCCGCCGCCCACAACTTCCACTGGCTCAAACCTCGAATGAAAATCCATTTAAGAGCCGGACGCTCCCGTTTCAATTACACCGAAGAAAACCGCAAAGTGAAAATAATCAATAGTCCCCGTTCGTCGGTTGCTTTAAAAGGAATTTAACCTGGCGCGATACCTATCCTGCCAAACATACACCTAAAATGAAGCCTCGGGCCCTAATGGATCGCACCGCGCGAAGAACGCAAGTGTCTGACCCACTTCCAGCGCTGCGTCCCTGTCAGTCAGTGGAGGTGAGCGGGGGCTCGTGTAAGCCGAGCCCTATCAGGGGCTGGGAGCGCGAGCCGCGACCGGGGAGATTAGGGAGAACAATGCTGAAATCCATCTGCTGCTGCGAATCAAACAGCCTGTCCCACCTCCTCCGGCCCGCTGCTGCACCTTCAGCGCTGCCGTCGCCCCAGGCTTCACAAACACCTCGCGCGGCTCCGCAGCGACGGCAGGAAACGGAGGACGGGGACGCCAGCTCGACTGGGCTAAACGCGACGCCGAGGAGCCCACCATCTCCGTGACAATAACACCTGGATAACCATCGGTGTTAAAAGCCACCGGAGACTTATGCGGCCCATGCAGTGTGATGATAAGGTGATGCAAGAACACACTGGTGGTTTGCCTGTTGGCGCATGTACTGCAGTTTATGCTCATCTGGCATTTCCTGATTCTCAGCAAACACAGGCCATAAATATATTGCTCCAATGTATCCAAGAAACCCCAGCCAACATCTCTATTGACAAGAAGGGATCATTCAGTACTTTGGTGGCCAATGCGCTCAATAGAATGGATCTTTCTGTAGTAGGGTTTAACGAGCAGAAGAGGTTGCATTACAAGAAAATAACATTGTTACATTCTGCATTCTCTAATTGCCTAATTTCACAATAATGCAATGATCTAGTAATGAGAGAGTTGGTCATTCGGTTCAGTTGATTGCTTCCTTTTATGTAAGTGACAAAATACATAGTTATTTTCAATACAGcttactttgtttaaaaaacctGAATGGAGCAAACGGTAAACATGTTAACACATGTCAACACAACGCATGTTAACACATGTTAAAAAAGCTGGATTGATCGTTATGAGGCGCTTATTCTTTGGAGaaattaacagttttttttaactgattatAGTTATATACCTATTACCCAGATATAGTGGTTTTGAGTAAACTTGAATGAAATGGCAGCTAGACTTCTCACGTTTATCCTGAGGAACACTTTtaaattttgtattatttctcgggtattgtttttaatatttggtcaaTGCCCAACagctttatttttaacaattagAGGAACTGGTCGATTTCCAATTTCCAGGTGACGACTATCAGCACTCATATAAAAGATGGACCTCTGCATTGTATGTGCCTTGGAAAGGGCTATGGGCTATAATGTCAACTTAATAAAAGaagaaatcataaaaatgtttgcaggaataaggtttttattattaagtttagtatataattattattattcttaccACTTCTTGCGTAGCAAATTTTGAGGGATTTTATTCCTAGCACATGAGAAAACCCTAAACAGTGTGCACACTGACCTttctaatgaaactgaaatgaaccGTAAGCTATATTGCTAGGAATATTGAGGAtctatacatttgaaaatgtttattagATTATGAGAACATAAAGCAGCTAGCCACAAACCCCTTTCTCCAATGAAACACCACAAGACAACAGTATAATTaaggtggctagctagctaggtaacatGACGACAGACAGTCATCTCATAGACAAGACACCACACcttattacataaaatattaaaaccacTTAAAGTATGCGCCCTGAACAAgagattcaaattcaaatgcagacTGCACCCTATACCAATCTTGTCACAGGTTTCTTGCCTCTTTTCAGAATTTGAAAGTCATTATTTATCCTTGACAAGCTGTATCACCTGCTGTTAACGATACGGTGCACTCAGATAGATATCAGTGATATTTGGAAACTGTTAACAAGTGATGACAGTGGCATTAAGAAATAAGTTGAGATTCAAGATGGGTGTCAATAACTTTAAAGTTTGTTTCAGTTCTAACTGACATATAACCAGCTTCCTCGGACAACATCCCGCACTGCCACACTCTGCAGTGCTAAGCTCTTCCTGTCCCCACCCCAGGTcccacacccaacccccccatgtTTTCTCACCTTGTAAACTTACACATGGTGGCAGCCTGGAACTTCCAGGCCAGTAGCAGCACACGGAACTCAGCGGGGTCCACGCACAGGTCGTTACAGAAGCGCTCCATGCCCTCTTCCAAAATGGCGTCGTCCTGCTCGTCCTTGTAGTGGCTGAAGAGCTCCTCGATGCGCAGCAACGAGAAGTCCTCGCCGTTGGCCGACAGGTCGTCCTTGAGGGGGTCTCCCGAAAGCGCCGGGATCACCGGCGTCTCCGCGATCACCTCCATGGTCTTGGTCCCGTTGGCCAGCAGGTCCCCAGTGGACTTCCCGCACACCGGGCCCGGCTCCGCCTCCTTACAGCCTCCGCCTCCGCCCTTCTTGTGATGGGACTTGCTCCCCGGATCCTTGTCTCCACTCTTGCTGCCTAGCGAGGACGATGGGTTCTTGCACTTGGTGACGCACTGGCCCATGTCTCTCTCGGCCCCAACcgtcctcctcccctcccccgctctgTGCTTCAGGCCTGGCTGGCTCCGCCTCCACGCCCAGCCACGCCCCTCAACATGCCATCATATCCTGCAGGGGAAGACAGGGTAGATACAGAGTCCACTGGTGACCTCCAGACCAAATTGGTAAAACGGTCTCCATTCTTCATACAACCATAAAGGCATTGATCACTGATAAAATATTAACTATTCACTTTTGTCAGCACATAATGCTCAATTCTACACCAATATATACAGCACAAGTTATTAGACTGCACCTTTACATACGGAAACCATCAGTGTTTTGACCAAGAACGCAGACACGTCCAATCAGAGTAGCCCAATGAGACTTGGGGGTGTCTCCAACATTCTTCAGGTATTCTGAAGCTATGCTTGTGATCGATGCAACTGTGTGAACTTCCATGCAGGCTATGTTTCGGGGATTTTTTCGGCAGCACGATTTCCTCGTGACAACATGTCTGGCAAATTGGTCCCTTTTACACTGACGTAATCTACCCGCATTAAGCGGGTGGTCGGGTGCTAGTTTCAGAGCCTGTAATACATTTCCTGGAAGAATTCCAATGTAGTGATttatcaaaaggaaaaatataacCACAGTAAACAGCAACCTTTGAAGTTGGGCAGACTCGGGGAGGATTAATTATCACAGCCACAGGCTTCGGAGGAGTCATGCGGTGCTGGTACTGAACCCTCATTCCCCGTGCCATCATCCAGAGTGTGAGGCACTGACAGGGAccaagcacagcacagcatctcTCTTTTGGAAATCAGGCTTACAGAGGGGTTGATAAGTCCCCAA
Protein-coding sequences here:
- the dcun1d3 gene encoding DCN1-like protein 3; the protein is MGQCVTKCKNPSSSLGSKSGDKDPGSKSHHKKGGGGGCKEAEPGPVCGKSTGDLLANGTKTMEVIAETPVIPALSGDPLKDDLSANGEDFSLLRIEELFSHYKDEQDDAILEEGMERFCNDLCVDPAEFRVLLLAWKFQAATMCKFTRKEFVEGCKAIKADSLEGICARFPCMLLEAQAEDKFKDLYRFTFQFGLDSEEGQRSLHRDIAIALWRLVFTQDMPPILECWLDFLTENPPGVKGISRDTWNMFLNFTQVIGPDLSNYSEDEAWPSLFDTFVEWEVERRKKWEEERRCTWSPSTDTVDDGGVTKQE